Proteins encoded by one window of Burkholderia plantarii:
- a CDS encoding DUF2970 domain-containing protein — protein sequence MTQGSFGKTLKAVFWSFFGVRRRSDLEADAQSLNPLHVLIVALLAAAVFIGLLLLVVHAVVG from the coding sequence ATGACGCAGGGCTCGTTTGGCAAGACGCTCAAGGCCGTGTTCTGGTCGTTCTTCGGCGTGCGCCGGCGCAGCGACCTCGAGGCCGACGCGCAGTCGCTGAATCCGCTGCACGTGCTGATCGTCGCGCTGCTTGCGGCGGCGGTGTTCATCGGCCTGCTGCTGCTGGTCGTGCATGCGGTGGTCGGCTAG
- a CDS encoding cytochrome oxidase small assembly protein, whose product MNRNRSQARTPAQIRAGNRRLGLVLLAVVAAFFIAAVVRQWIASTA is encoded by the coding sequence ATGAACCGCAACCGTTCACAAGCACGCACGCCCGCGCAGATCCGCGCGGGCAACCGGCGGCTGGGCCTCGTGCTGCTGGCCGTGGTCGCCGCCTTTTTCATCGCCGCCGTCGTCAGGCAATGGATCGCTTCCACTGCATGA
- a CDS encoding SCO family protein, with translation MSTQPSRPTPARPGPDRQPGQPGESTAGHDPDFGRGTSSQRGSWRRGRWVVLALCLICAAPLLASYFTYYVVKPRGGSTNYGTLIEPQRPIPATLTATDENGRSVALASLRGVWLLVMENGSLCDDACARKLYFMRQVRATQGGERQRITMVWLRRDAAGVDAKILAAYPDTRRLVADPAALDAWLPAEAGTQATDHIYLVDPNGNLMMRFPKDPDPSRIKNDVTKLLKWSSIG, from the coding sequence GTGTCGACCCAGCCTTCCCGTCCGACGCCGGCCCGACCAGGGCCCGATCGCCAGCCCGGCCAGCCCGGCGAGAGCACCGCGGGCCATGACCCCGATTTCGGGCGCGGCACATCGTCGCAGCGAGGCTCGTGGCGACGCGGGCGCTGGGTGGTGCTCGCGCTGTGCCTGATCTGCGCGGCGCCGCTCCTCGCTTCCTACTTCACCTACTACGTGGTCAAGCCCCGTGGCGGTTCGACCAATTACGGCACGCTGATCGAGCCGCAGCGGCCGATCCCCGCCACGCTCACGGCGACCGACGAAAACGGCCGGAGCGTGGCGCTGGCCTCGCTGCGCGGGGTCTGGCTGCTCGTGATGGAAAACGGCAGTTTGTGCGATGATGCGTGCGCCCGGAAACTGTACTTCATGCGGCAGGTCCGCGCGACGCAGGGCGGCGAGCGGCAGCGCATCACGATGGTCTGGCTGCGCCGCGACGCGGCGGGCGTCGATGCGAAAATCCTGGCCGCCTATCCGGACACCCGGCGCCTCGTCGCCGATCCGGCCGCGCTCGACGCGTGGCTGCCGGCCGAGGCCGGCACGCAGGCGACGGATCACATCTATCTGGTGGACCCCAACGGCAACCTGATGATGCGCTTCCCGAAGGACCCCGACCCCAGCCGGATCAAGAACGACGTGACGAAGCTGCTCAAGTGGTCGAGCATCGGCTGA
- the cyoE gene encoding heme o synthase, with amino-acid sequence MESSLSQSPGSRLSQYFALTKPRVTQLAVFCAVIGMFLATPGMVPLRPLIGGTIGIWLLAGAAFAINCLVEQKIDAKMRRTAWRPSARGEITTPQILAFSAVLGGVGAWTLYTFTNPLTMWLTIATFVGYAVIYTLLLKPATPQNIVIGGASGAMPPALGWAAVTGTVPGDAWILVLIIFVWTPPHFWVLALYRIKDYENSGLPMLPVTHGEKFTRLHILLYTFILFVVTMMPFISGMSGVLYLASAVLLGAVFIAYAWKVYVDYSDALARRAFRYSIVYLSLLFMALLVDHYVRPLLGF; translated from the coding sequence ATGGAATCCTCGCTTTCCCAGTCCCCCGGCAGCCGCCTGTCGCAATATTTCGCGCTGACCAAGCCGCGCGTCACGCAGCTCGCGGTGTTCTGCGCCGTGATCGGGATGTTTCTCGCCACGCCCGGCATGGTCCCGCTGCGCCCGCTGATCGGCGGCACGATCGGCATCTGGCTGCTGGCCGGCGCCGCGTTCGCGATCAACTGCCTCGTCGAGCAGAAGATCGACGCCAAGATGCGCCGCACCGCGTGGCGGCCGTCCGCGCGCGGCGAGATCACCACGCCGCAGATCCTCGCCTTCTCGGCCGTGCTGGGCGGAGTCGGCGCCTGGACGCTCTACACCTTCACCAACCCGCTGACGATGTGGCTGACGATCGCCACCTTCGTCGGCTACGCGGTGATCTACACGCTGCTGCTCAAGCCCGCCACGCCGCAGAACATCGTGATCGGCGGCGCTTCCGGCGCGATGCCGCCGGCGCTCGGCTGGGCCGCCGTGACGGGCACCGTGCCCGGCGACGCGTGGATCCTGGTGCTGATCATCTTCGTCTGGACCCCGCCGCACTTCTGGGTGCTCGCGCTCTACCGGATCAAGGACTACGAGAACTCGGGCCTGCCGATGCTGCCCGTCACGCACGGCGAGAAGTTCACGCGGCTGCACATCCTGCTCTACACGTTCATCCTGTTCGTCGTGACGATGATGCCGTTCATCTCGGGCATGAGCGGCGTGCTCTACCTGGCGAGCGCGGTGCTGCTCGGCGCGGTGTTCATCGCCTACGCGTGGAAGGTCTACGTCGACTATTCCGACGCGCTCGCGCGCCGCGCGTTCCGCTACTCGATCGTCTATCTGTCGCTGCTGTTCATGGCGCTGCTCGTCGATCACTACGTGCGCCCGCTGCTCGGCTTCTGA
- a CDS encoding MetQ/NlpA family ABC transporter substrate-binding protein has protein sequence MKRRNLLKAVSAVVAASAALGMSFGAHAQDKVIKVGTVAGPDAQVWQVVQKVAKEKQGLNVKVIEFNDYVQPNAALDSGDLDANSFQHQPYLDSQIKQRGYKLVSAGLTYISPIGVYSKKVKSLKDLPAGAKLAVPNDPSNENRALLLLQAQGVIKLKAGAATGGNNATVLDIADNPKKLKISELDAAQLPRVLGDVDAAVINTNYALAANLQPTKDAIALESLTSPYANLIAVRAQDRNQPWVKKLVAAYQSPEVKDFINKQFKGSMVPSF, from the coding sequence ATGAAGCGTCGCAATCTCCTGAAAGCAGTGTCCGCCGTCGTCGCCGCCAGCGCGGCCCTCGGCATGTCGTTCGGCGCCCACGCGCAGGACAAGGTGATCAAGGTCGGCACGGTGGCCGGCCCGGATGCGCAGGTGTGGCAGGTGGTGCAGAAGGTTGCGAAGGAGAAGCAAGGCCTGAACGTGAAGGTCATCGAGTTCAACGACTACGTGCAGCCGAACGCGGCGCTCGATTCGGGCGACCTCGACGCGAACAGCTTCCAGCACCAGCCCTACCTCGACAGCCAGATCAAGCAGCGCGGCTACAAGCTCGTCAGCGCGGGTCTGACCTACATCTCGCCGATCGGCGTGTATTCGAAGAAGGTCAAGTCGCTGAAGGACCTGCCGGCCGGCGCGAAGCTCGCGGTGCCGAACGATCCGTCGAACGAGAACCGCGCGCTGCTGCTGCTGCAGGCGCAGGGCGTGATCAAGCTGAAGGCCGGCGCGGCCACGGGCGGCAACAACGCGACGGTGCTCGACATCGCCGACAACCCGAAGAAGCTGAAAATCTCGGAACTGGACGCGGCACAGCTGCCGCGCGTGCTCGGCGACGTGGACGCGGCCGTGATCAACACCAACTACGCGCTGGCCGCGAACCTGCAGCCGACCAAGGACGCGATCGCGCTCGAATCGCTGACGAGCCCCTACGCGAACCTGATCGCGGTGCGCGCGCAGGACAGGAACCAGCCGTGGGTGAAGAAGCTCGTCGCGGCCTACCAGTCGCCGGAAGTGAAGGACTTCATCAACAAGCAGTTCAAGGGTTCGATGGTGCCGTCGTTCTGA
- a CDS encoding SURF1 family protein gives MKLRWLPALLILAVIAVTLRLGFWQRDRAHRKEALEAQVLRYEHATPFEASSAPVALDAVEFHRVRATGRLIPGAVVYLDNRAYRDQPGFYVVMPMRLADGGYVLVNRGWLPRNSADRTAIAPFATPSGNVTIEGIARADASRAFELGRGGSAGHQRIRQNLEVAAYARETGLPLQPYVIQQTSDGDDGLVRDWPQPTQDVGRNYGYMVQWWAMAAAAAGFGLYAARRAARKPSGAT, from the coding sequence ATGAAGCTGCGCTGGCTGCCCGCGCTGCTGATCCTCGCGGTGATCGCCGTGACGCTGCGGCTCGGCTTCTGGCAGCGCGATCGCGCGCATCGCAAGGAGGCGCTCGAGGCGCAGGTGCTGCGCTACGAGCATGCGACCCCGTTCGAGGCCAGCTCGGCGCCGGTGGCGCTCGACGCGGTCGAGTTCCATCGCGTGCGTGCGACCGGCCGTCTCATTCCCGGTGCCGTGGTTTATCTCGATAATCGCGCCTACCGTGATCAGCCCGGCTTTTACGTGGTGATGCCGATGCGGCTCGCGGATGGCGGTTACGTACTCGTCAATCGTGGCTGGCTGCCGCGCAACAGCGCCGACCGCACCGCGATCGCGCCGTTTGCGACGCCGTCCGGCAATGTGACGATCGAGGGCATCGCGCGCGCCGACGCATCGCGCGCGTTCGAGCTGGGGCGGGGCGGTTCGGCCGGGCACCAGCGGATTCGCCAGAATCTCGAGGTCGCCGCCTATGCGCGGGAAACGGGGCTGCCGCTGCAGCCCTACGTGATCCAGCAGACCAGCGACGGCGACGACGGCCTCGTGCGCGACTGGCCGCAGCCGACCCAGGACGTCGGGCGCAACTACGGCTACATGGTGCAGTGGTGGGCGATGGCCGCGGCGGCGGCCGGCTTCGGGCTCTACGCGGCGCGGCGCGCGGCGCGCAAGCCTTCGGGTGCGACCTGA
- a CDS encoding cytochrome c oxidase subunit 3, producing MSGQHESPYYFIPQPSRHPISAALGLLVMLGSVALWINGHAWAPITVTLGLLWVLFVLYHWFGDAISESEGGMYGQRVDKSYRWSMSWFIFSEVMFFGAFFGALFYAREIALHQLGSLDYRLIWPDFSAVWPNEGPAALAGHFRTMGPWPVPTINTALLLSSGATLTVSHHALREDHRRRAIAWLAATIVLGVSFLFLQGFEYFHAYNELNLTLASGVYGSTFFLLTGFHGFHVFLGGTMLTVVLVRMLRGHFKPDHHFAFEGAAWYWHFVDVVWLGLYVVVYWLS from the coding sequence ATGAGCGGCCAACACGAAAGCCCTTACTATTTCATCCCGCAGCCGTCGCGGCACCCGATCAGCGCGGCGCTCGGCCTGCTCGTCATGCTCGGCTCGGTGGCGCTGTGGATCAACGGCCATGCCTGGGCGCCGATCACCGTCACGCTCGGCCTGCTGTGGGTGCTGTTCGTGCTCTATCACTGGTTCGGCGACGCGATCTCCGAGTCGGAGGGCGGCATGTACGGCCAGCGTGTCGACAAGTCGTACCGCTGGAGCATGAGCTGGTTCATCTTCTCCGAGGTGATGTTCTTCGGCGCGTTCTTCGGCGCGCTGTTCTACGCGCGCGAGATCGCGCTGCATCAGCTCGGCAGCCTCGACTACCGGCTGATCTGGCCGGACTTCAGCGCGGTCTGGCCGAACGAGGGGCCGGCCGCGCTGGCGGGCCACTTCCGCACCATGGGGCCGTGGCCGGTGCCGACCATCAACACCGCGCTGCTGCTCAGTTCGGGCGCCACGCTGACGGTCTCGCACCATGCGCTGCGCGAGGATCACCGGCGCCGGGCGATCGCCTGGCTCGCGGCCACCATCGTGCTGGGCGTGAGCTTCCTGTTCCTGCAGGGCTTCGAGTATTTCCATGCGTACAACGAACTGAACCTGACGCTCGCCTCGGGCGTGTACGGCTCGACGTTCTTCCTGCTGACGGGTTTCCACGGCTTCCACGTGTTCCTCGGCGGCACGATGCTGACCGTGGTGCTGGTGCGGATGCTGCGTGGGCACTTCAAGCCCGATCACCATTTCGCGTTCGAGGGCGCGGCCTGGTACTGGCACTTCGTGGACGTGGTGTGGCTGGGCCTGTACGTGGTGGTGTACTGGCTGTCGTAG
- a CDS encoding SCO family protein: MMPRSFPPARRRWLAACAAAGVLLLAGCSRQPAFENLDITGNTQFGQDFALPDTAGHTRTLADYKGRAVVLVFGYTHCPDVCPTTLAELAQARQQLGAGAKRVQVLLVTVDPERDTAPLLAQYVAAFDPSFVALRPASDAQLKQVAKDFRIYYAKSPGKTPDGYTMDHTAASYVFDPAGKLRLFVRDGQGPAPWVHDLKLLLG; the protein is encoded by the coding sequence ATGATGCCGCGTTCCTTCCCGCCCGCGCGGCGGCGCTGGCTCGCCGCCTGCGCCGCCGCTGGCGTGCTGCTGCTCGCCGGCTGCAGCCGCCAGCCGGCCTTCGAGAATCTCGACATCACCGGCAACACGCAGTTCGGCCAGGATTTCGCGCTGCCCGACACCGCCGGCCACACGCGCACGCTGGCCGACTACAAGGGTCGCGCCGTGGTGCTGGTGTTCGGCTACACGCATTGCCCCGACGTCTGCCCGACCACGCTGGCCGAGCTCGCGCAGGCGAGGCAGCAGCTCGGCGCCGGGGCGAAGCGCGTGCAGGTGCTGCTCGTTACCGTCGACCCCGAACGCGATACGGCGCCGCTGCTCGCGCAGTACGTGGCCGCGTTCGATCCGTCGTTCGTCGCGCTGCGCCCGGCGAGCGACGCGCAGCTGAAGCAGGTGGCGAAGGATTTCCGGATCTATTACGCGAAATCGCCGGGCAAGACGCCCGACGGCTACACGATGGACCACACGGCGGCGAGCTACGTGTTCGACCCGGCCGGCAAGCTGCGCCTGTTCGTGCGCGACGGGCAGGGGCCGGCGCCGTGGGTTCACGATCTGAAGCTGCTGCTGGGCTGA
- a CDS encoding COX15/CtaA family protein — translation MYLLQLGLIGLTIALLPLSYVWVKADDDKFRKLVWMTTFFTLDLVMFGGFTRLTDSGLGCPDWPGCYGTSSPFIAHAAISAAHLAMPTGPVSMSKAWIEMIHRYFAMAIGVLIIAQMTIAWVAKARRRPLSVSPWWPTGLLLLIVVQGVFGAWTVTMKLQPVIVTTHLLLGLALLGALGWLAARMTPLPAHDPEAGRHRVAALTALVLLVVQIALGGWVSTNYAVLACTDFPTCNGQWLPPMDFAHGFHLWRALGMSGDGEAITQDALVAIHWTHRTFAVVVVAYLVAFALRMRRFESLRRPANGVLLVVAIQFVTGLSNIVLQWPLPVAVAHNGGAAILLLLLVMLNFRILSSRPGRVALPARDIAPA, via the coding sequence ATGTACTTACTGCAACTGGGCCTGATCGGCCTCACCATCGCGCTTCTGCCCCTCTCCTACGTGTGGGTGAAGGCCGACGACGACAAATTCCGCAAGCTCGTCTGGATGACGACGTTCTTCACGCTCGATCTCGTGATGTTCGGCGGCTTCACGCGGCTCACCGACTCCGGGCTCGGCTGCCCGGACTGGCCCGGCTGCTACGGCACCTCGTCGCCGTTCATCGCGCACGCGGCGATCTCGGCCGCGCACCTGGCGATGCCCACCGGCCCGGTCAGCATGAGCAAGGCCTGGATCGAGATGATCCATCGCTATTTCGCGATGGCGATCGGCGTGCTGATCATCGCGCAGATGACCATCGCCTGGGTCGCGAAGGCGCGCCGCCGGCCGCTGTCGGTGTCGCCTTGGTGGCCCACCGGCCTGCTGCTGCTGATCGTCGTGCAGGGCGTGTTCGGCGCCTGGACGGTCACCATGAAGCTGCAGCCGGTGATCGTCACCACCCACCTGCTGCTCGGCCTCGCGCTGCTCGGCGCGCTCGGCTGGCTGGCCGCGCGCATGACGCCGCTGCCGGCCCACGATCCCGAGGCGGGGCGCCACCGCGTGGCCGCGCTCACGGCGCTGGTGCTGCTGGTGGTGCAGATCGCGCTGGGCGGCTGGGTCAGCACCAATTACGCGGTGCTCGCCTGCACCGATTTCCCGACCTGCAACGGCCAGTGGCTGCCGCCGATGGATTTCGCGCACGGCTTCCACCTGTGGCGCGCGCTCGGCATGTCGGGCGACGGCGAGGCGATCACGCAGGACGCGCTGGTGGCGATTCACTGGACCCACCGCACGTTCGCCGTGGTGGTGGTCGCCTATCTGGTCGCGTTCGCGCTGCGCATGCGCCGTTTCGAATCGCTGCGGCGGCCCGCCAACGGCGTGCTGCTGGTGGTCGCGATCCAGTTCGTGACGGGGCTGTCGAACATCGTGTTGCAGTGGCCGCTGCCCGTCGCCGTCGCGCACAACGGCGGGGCCGCGATCCTGCTGCTGTTGCTCGTCATGTTAAACTTTCGAATCCTTTCAAGCCGTCCCGGCCGCGTCGCGCTCCCCGCGCGCGATATCGCGCCCGCCTGA
- a CDS encoding twin transmembrane helix small protein — protein MHILVPIAFALILASLASALYFMMHDRGQTKRMVWSLATRVGLSISLFLFILFANWMGWIHSTGIPLGR, from the coding sequence ATGCACATCCTCGTTCCCATCGCGTTTGCGCTGATCCTCGCGAGCCTCGCCTCGGCCCTCTATTTCATGATGCACGACCGGGGCCAGACGAAGCGCATGGTCTGGTCGCTCGCGACGCGCGTCGGCCTGTCGATCTCGCTGTTCCTGTTCATCCTGTTCGCGAACTGGATGGGCTGGATCCACTCGACCGGCATTCCGCTCGGCCGCTGA
- a CDS encoding cytochrome c oxidase assembly protein, whose protein sequence is MSEPFVDGDSSFNRTMLLKLVVVAALMFGFGFALVPIYRAICQVTGLNNLVQRDVSAREARNTQVDLSRTISVELDANARGPLGFRPEQRSLDVHPGEVMTVVYEVTNAQDRQVVAQAIPSYAPKQATEYFKKIECFCFTQQTLKPNESRRMPVVFVVDRALPKDVKTITLSYTFFELNPPAQTAAQASKQGA, encoded by the coding sequence ATGTCGGAACCGTTCGTCGACGGTGATTCCAGCTTCAATCGCACGATGCTGCTGAAGCTCGTGGTGGTCGCGGCGCTGATGTTCGGCTTCGGTTTCGCGCTGGTGCCGATCTACCGCGCGATCTGCCAGGTGACGGGCCTCAACAACCTCGTGCAGCGCGACGTGAGCGCGCGCGAGGCACGCAACACGCAGGTGGACCTGAGCCGCACGATTTCGGTGGAGCTCGACGCGAACGCGCGCGGCCCGCTCGGCTTCCGGCCCGAGCAGCGCAGCCTCGACGTGCATCCGGGCGAGGTGATGACGGTGGTCTACGAGGTCACCAACGCGCAGGACCGGCAGGTGGTCGCGCAGGCGATCCCGAGCTACGCACCGAAGCAGGCCACCGAGTATTTCAAGAAGATCGAATGTTTCTGTTTCACGCAGCAGACGCTGAAGCCGAACGAGTCGCGCCGCATGCCGGTGGTGTTCGTGGTGGACCGGGCGCTGCCGAAGGACGTGAAGACGATCACGCTGTCCTACACGTTCTTCGAGCTGAACCCGCCCGCCCAGACGGCGGCCCAGGCCTCGAAGCAGGGCGCGTGA